The Ictalurus punctatus breed USDA103 unplaced genomic scaffold, Coco_2.0 Super-Scaffold_100, whole genome shotgun sequence genome has a window encoding:
- the LOC128629630 gene encoding heat shock factor protein 5: protein MENTDATFGTFINPNYFPGKLWRLVNDPQICSVWWDNSGEGILVHQETFEAEVLLSQPTHLSEYFRTTDFISFVRQLNLYGFKKQRTNISDKQSYNSSIKAQLHHFQNPYFKRDKPELLLDIKRRTPLNKAKLAGLKVTGRTPRRFYHVMQNSAQETSGLMRTGSVLLEHQGTPYHHPCNVPQQEQRSNTPHHSQYGFYTPVYQRCSPDVLDSRVPCSQQPAASCSPSGYHPDYSVGYADPIDQDPYWRAGDVPESRTSDLGIEKEELDAILELALDMQDEVDVWTLLQLSLTC, encoded by the exons ATGGAAAACACTGATGCAACTTTTGGCACCTTCATCAACCCCAACTACTTCCCTGGAAAGTTGTGGCGTTTGGTGAACGATCCCCAGATTTGCTCAGTCTGGTGGGACAACAGCGGGGAAGGGATACTTGTTCATCAGGAAACATTCGAAGCCGAAGTGCTATTGTCCCAACCCACACATTTGTCTGAGTACTTCAGGACAACTGACTTCATAAGTTTCGTTCGCCAGCTGAACCTGTACGGCTTCAAAAAACAACGCACGAACATCTCGGACAAGCAGTCGTACAACTCTTCGATTAAAGCCCAACTGCACCATTTTCAAAACCCGTACTTCAAACGGGATAAGCCCGAGCTCCTGCTCGATATAAAGCGACGCACGCCTCTCAATAAGGCCAAGCTCGCCGGCTTAAAGGTGACGGGCAGGACGCCCAGACGTTTCTATCACGTGATGCAGAATTCAGCACAGGAAACCTCTGGCTTAATGAGAACAG GTTCAGTCTTGCTTGAACATCAGGGAACCCCTTACCACCATCCCTGTAATGTCCCTCAGCAGGAGCAGAGGAGCAACACACCTCATCACTCACAGTACGGATTTTACACACCAG TGTATCAGCGCTGTAGCCCAGACGTCTTGGATTCAAGAGTGCCATGCTCTCAACAACCAGCTGCTTCCTGCTCTCCTAGTGGCTATCACCCT GACTACTCAGTCGGATACGCTGACCCGATCGATCAGGATCCATACTGGAGAGCAGGTGATGTTCCAGAGTCCAGGACGAGTGACCTGGGCATAGAGAAAGAGGAACTGGACGCTATATTAGAGCTGGCGTTGGACATGCAG GATGAAGTTGATGTCTGGACGTTGCTGCAGCTATCACTCACCTGTTAA